TAATTCATTACCAACAAAATATGTATCAAGAATCGGAGTGAAATTTCTGATGAAAAAGAGATTACTAGTGACATTCATTTTATTACTAAGCATCACGTTAGTCGCTTGCAGCAATGATTCATCAGGTAAGAGTGAAGTAAAAGATATAAAAGAAAAGGTACATGAATATAGTGTCGGAAGCTTCGAAGATGATGTGACAGCTTCTATAACATCTCATGAACTAATTGTTAATGAGAAAGGGAAAGAAATTTCATTTACTTTACCAAGCGATGAATTCTTCGTTTCTATTGCACCCTTTGTAGAAACTACACACCCTTGTGCGATTCATAGTTTAACGGGTTGTCAAGGTGAACTCGTTGAAAAAGACTTTGATGTATTGATCAAAGACGAAGACGGCAAAGTAGTCGTTGATGAAACGATCACATCTCTAGAAAATGGATTTATCGATTTATGGCTACCACGTGACAAACATTACCAAGTAAAAATAACACATGAAGATAAAACGGTAGAATCTACTATTTCTACATTTGAAGGCGACAACACTTGCATTACAACAATGCAACTTACGTAATAAATAGATACAGATACTTAGAATCGTGAAATACTCACGGTTCTTTTTTTGTATAAAAAAGGTAAGTGAAGAATATCTCCACTTACCTTTTCAGCGATCAATCTTAAACCACTTTCACATCTTGTTCAGGTACAAATTTCAAAATAACGCCACCAACAATAAATAAAAGTACTAAACTAAAGACGCCATAGGATGAACTTCCAGTAAGTTGTGTCGTCACACCGAGCAATAACGGACCCATTACTGAGGCAAACTTACCGAAAATATTATAAAACCCGAAAAACTCATTGGATTTTTCTTTTGGAACAAGTTTTGCGAAATATGAACGACTTAAAGATTGAATGCCGCCCTGCGATGTTGCAACGAGCATGGCAAGAATCCAGAAGTCGAGTTCATTTTTCATAAAGAATGCATAAATACAAACAATGATATACACAACTATCCCAACATATAACATTTTCTTCCCTGTAAATTTATCCGATAATCGTCCGTAAATAACAGCAAATGGTGCAGCGACAATTTGTGTCATGAGTAAAACAATTAGGAGCGTCGTCGCACTAATCCCCAAATCTGTCCCATAAGCAGTGGACATCGAAATAATCGTCCCAACCCCGTCAATATAAAAGAAATAAGCAATTAAAAATAAAAACACATGGCGATACTTTCGAATATCTTTAAATGTCGAACCAAGTCTTTTAAAACTTCCGACAATAATCGATGATTCACGTGGAACACTATGAATTTGAATGACATTTTTCAACATTGGAAGGGTAAATGTAATCCACCAAATCGCAGTAATGACAAATGCTAGCTTCGTTGCAAACGTCATGGATATCGGAAGAGTGCCACTATCTGCTAGTAAAATAATCGCGATACTGATAATAAAAGGAATGGCACTACCGATATACCCTAAACCAAAACCTCTTGCAGAAATATTATCCATTCGGTGTGCAGACGTGACATCTACTAGAAATGCATCGTAGAAAATATTGGCCCCATGAAAACCGACTGCAGTAATTGTATAAACCATTAATAATAATATCCAGTTTCCATCTGGTACAAACGCTAACGATAACGTTGATAATGATCCGACAATAAAAAAGAAAAAGAAGAATTTTTTCTTCAGACCTTCATAATCTGCAATTGATCCTAATATAGGACCGATCATCGCCAGAATAAACGTTGCAATCGCAACCGCATACCCTAAATAAGCAGTAGAATCCGCATTACTGACCCCAGCACCTGAAGCAACTGACTTATAAAAAATCGGAAAAACAGCTGTTGTAATGATGACAGAGTAAGCTGAATTGGCCCAGTCATACATCATCCAACTCGTCTCAACCTTTGTAAACTTCTTCACCCATTGCCCCCCCTTCCTTGTTAGTCTAGTGTACAACAAGTCGGCGAATAATATATCGAATATTCAAAACTTTTAACGCAATAATTTTCCATACTTTAAGCGCATTCCAACTTGTTGAACTTGTCCACTTGGTAACATTAACACAAAAAAGCTCTCCCCATTTTACAAGGGAAAGCTTTCATTTCAGTTAGCTAAACGATAAACTAAAAACTTTTCTTTTTTATCTTGAGCACCTGGCACTCTAACCTTATTCATTAGCCTAAAAGGTGTATTTTTAGCAATAAAATTTTTATAACTTCCAGTTGGATAATATAAAATTAAATCGATCGGACGATGATTTACCTGAACTGATTTTAAAATATTTTGGACTACTTTTTTAAATATATCAACCGAAAAGGGATTAAAAAAGTAAAAAACTGTGTCTGTCTCATCTACATCAAATTGTTCTGCTAGCGCATAATTGAACCGAATAGGTGCTTCGATATGGCTTGCTTTATACCGGTAACTTCTTTTGTTATCAAGCGCTTCATCGAAAGTTAAATCATTTACTTCTACGCCAGTGACCGGTACTTTGAATCGGTTATGGATATAAAACGACACACGTCCTCGTCCACATCCAAAATCAACAACTTCGTCATCTCTCTCTAATTTATAGACTTTAAAAAGTTCTTCCAATGCCCTATAAGGAGTCGCCTCGTAACGATGGTAATGACTCTCGTTGCGCCATTCCCTCAAACCCGTCGTTCGAATATTAAGCATGTCTTCGTACTTTCTTTCCGCCAATTGTTATTCCTCACTTTTAGTATAATCCGATACTACTTTACTACCTTTCCATATTTTCTTCAACTTGACTACTTTTCTAGCAATTTTTAACCGCAAGTACTCTACTATATTTGCATTTCTAAACTCTTTACTCTCAACAAAACAAAATTAGGCTACCTTTCTCCAATTAAGGAGTAGGTAGCCTGTATCGATTACATCTAATTCACCAGTAAATGCAATTACTTATTCATTTGTGCAAGGAAGTCCCCAAGCGGATTCGATTCTTCTTCCTCTATTTCAGCAGGTTCACTGGATGTTTTAAAACTTTCCCAATCAAAGTTATCCAAATCATCATCTATATTGCGTGTCATCGCGGAAGAATTGACTTGTTCTGTTTTGCTTTCTATTTGCTGCTTCGTTTCAAAGTCTTCAATAGACGTTTCATCTTGAAGATAAAGCGTATCCTCTGCTTCTAACGAATTACTATTCAACGATGCGAAAAGGGCAGAGGTTCGTATTGGATCTGACATTAACTGATAAACGATACTCCCTAAAAGCGCCTCAGAATGTTCATGCTTCAACCAATCTCTTTGCGCTTTCGTCAAACCTTTCGGAAGCGGTACTGTGATTGCTTCTCGATGTTTCACTAAAGAATCAGTGACACCATCTATAACGAATTCAGCTATTTTACTTGAGAAATTTCTTCTCTCCACGTCTTTTAAATGTTGCAACTGTTTAAGGATGCGATCAGATGTATCTGACGGGATACGAAACGTAATGGGCTGCCCCCTCTTCAATCCTGTTTCTTTCACAAACTATCACCCTATTTCGTTTTGACCAACTTTTCATCTCTCTGTTTAACTTTTTGATTTTTGGATGCGAAGTCTGAAATTAACTTGTAATACGCATTTGCCATCATCCAGACACTTTCCTTCTCATCTTCAAAGAAATCAATATTAAACCCATCTAGGTTATTATTTAAAGTTTTAAGATAGTCTTTTAGAATTAGGGATCCTCCACCAATGAAATAACAAATTTCCGACTGCGAGTTTCTTTGCCATACATTTCGTAAATGACGGTATTGCTTTTTCGCTAATTCTAAAAGTTCACGATCAACGATATCATGAACGCTTGTCCGACTTCCTCTTACCATAATATGATTTCGGTCGTTTTTCTTCGTAATTATCTCTACCACGTCTAGTCGGCTGTCCAACTCGACCCCATACTGGGAAAAGATTTCTTCACGGATCGCATCTAGCGACTCTGATACACCTAAATTGAATCCTTGTGCCTTATCATCGTCGACTTTTCTATCCTTAATCACTGCGACGTCAGTCGATAATCCACCGATGTCTTGAATCAAAATCCTCTTATCAATTAATTCTTTATTGATGACTTTTAAATCATCATCCATCACAAGGTTAATAAATGCAGCGAAACCTTCTGGATAAACTTTCACTTCTTCAAACTTAATGTTTACTTTTAATCCTTGATATTTAGGCGTAACCAAAAACTCTACTTGGTGAACAGAGCCAAGTAATTGAGTACGATAACCAACGTCTCTTCCTTCTTTAACTTCTCTTAAAGGAAGTCCTGTTCCAAGTGTATAGGTAGCTTCGATTACGTTATTAGAACGCTTGAAATTCTTTTTATTTTCATCACTCGCTGCATCTAATGCTAACGCCGCAAACAACATAACAAGTGTTTGATCTTCCTCCGATTTATTGCTTCCTGGGTCTAGCTCCGTTGGATTGTTACCTTTCGTAGCTAAATTTCCGACACGGTAAATAGAGTTGTTATCACTTAGTGTAGGTGAATGTAAACGAATGTGAATGCCATCCGTTGGGTCTTGCTTATCTAATTCCTCAATTCCAATAATTGGACGATCCTCAATATCCTGAGCAATTACATTCGGTATATTGAGTTCTGCTTCCAACTTCCCAAATATTGCCTTTAGTGAATCATTTCCTACATCAATTGCTGCAATGCGACTTTCTGTCATAAGAATCATCCTCTCTATTAACATCTCTTACTACTAAAAGAGTAACGGACTTTCAGTGGTAGGTCAATTCTATATCACCATCTATTACATAATTGTAATAATGTATACATATTTGTAAACATGAGGATACCTAGACAAACATTGTAACGACCGAATGTAAACACCTTCGTAAACATGTTTACTTATATGTTT
This window of the Sporosarcina pasteurii genome carries:
- a CDS encoding CueP family metal-binding protein: MKKRLLVTFILLLSITLVACSNDSSGKSEVKDIKEKVHEYSVGSFEDDVTASITSHELIVNEKGKEISFTLPSDEFFVSIAPFVETTHPCAIHSLTGCQGELVEKDFDVLIKDEDGKVVVDETITSLENGFIDLWLPRDKHYQVKITHEDKTVESTISTFEGDNTCITTMQLT
- a CDS encoding MFS transporter; translation: MMYDWANSAYSVIITTAVFPIFYKSVASGAGVSNADSTAYLGYAVAIATFILAMIGPILGSIADYEGLKKKFFFFFFIVGSLSTLSLAFVPDGNWILLLMVYTITAVGFHGANIFYDAFLVDVTSAHRMDNISARGFGLGYIGSAIPFIISIAIILLADSGTLPISMTFATKLAFVITAIWWITFTLPMLKNVIQIHSVPRESSIIVGSFKRLGSTFKDIRKYRHVFLFLIAYFFYIDGVGTIISMSTAYGTDLGISATTLLIVLLMTQIVAAPFAVIYGRLSDKFTGKKMLYVGIVVYIIVCIYAFFMKNELDFWILAMLVATSQGGIQSLSRSYFAKLVPKEKSNEFFGFYNIFGKFASVMGPLLLGVTTQLTGSSSYGVFSLVLLFIVGGVILKFVPEQDVKVV
- a CDS encoding class I SAM-dependent methyltransferase, translating into MAERKYEDMLNIRTTGLREWRNESHYHRYEATPYRALEELFKVYKLERDDEVVDFGCGRGRVSFYIHNRFKVPVTGVEVNDLTFDEALDNKRSYRYKASHIEAPIRFNYALAEQFDVDETDTVFYFFNPFSVDIFKKVVQNILKSVQVNHRPIDLILYYPTGSYKNFIAKNTPFRLMNKVRVPGAQDKKEKFLVYRLAN
- a CDS encoding ParM/StbA family protein; this translates as MTESRIAAIDVGNDSLKAIFGKLEAELNIPNVIAQDIEDRPIIGIEELDKQDPTDGIHIRLHSPTLSDNNSIYRVGNLATKGNNPTELDPGSNKSEEDQTLVMLFAALALDAASDENKKNFKRSNNVIEATYTLGTGLPLREVKEGRDVGYRTQLLGSVHQVEFLVTPKYQGLKVNIKFEEVKVYPEGFAAFINLVMDDDLKVINKELIDKRILIQDIGGLSTDVAVIKDRKVDDDKAQGFNLGVSESLDAIREEIFSQYGVELDSRLDVVEIITKKNDRNHIMVRGSRTSVHDIVDRELLELAKKQYRHLRNVWQRNSQSEICYFIGGGSLILKDYLKTLNNNLDGFNIDFFEDEKESVWMMANAYYKLISDFASKNQKVKQRDEKLVKTK